One genomic region from Streptomyces sp. NBC_01304 encodes:
- a CDS encoding SDR family NAD(P)-dependent oxidoreductase gives MTDTNGMLAGKAVMITGASSGIGEAAARLFAAEGAAVLLMARREKNLRQLAEEIKESGGRAEVSVGDISVAEDVRRAVAATQEHFGALDAAFNNAGYAGDDLSPLHELDQAVFDRTMDVNVRGTWNCLRTQIPVMLEAGKGAIVNTASTAAMVATGAPVPYVAAKHAVLGMTRAAAAEYAAHNIRINTLVVGTTRTEMIEQVVDAKPELEQAFVARQMQKRMADPVEIAQAALWLCSDRSSFSTGSALAVDGGLTSN, from the coding sequence ATGACTGACACGAATGGAATGCTCGCAGGCAAGGCCGTAATGATCACCGGGGCGTCCAGCGGTATCGGCGAGGCCGCCGCCCGGCTGTTCGCGGCCGAAGGGGCGGCCGTGCTGCTCATGGCCCGGCGCGAGAAGAACCTGCGGCAACTCGCCGAGGAGATCAAGGAGTCGGGAGGCCGCGCCGAGGTCAGCGTCGGCGACATCTCAGTCGCCGAAGATGTCCGGCGGGCGGTGGCCGCGACGCAGGAGCACTTCGGCGCCCTGGACGCGGCGTTCAACAACGCGGGATACGCCGGTGACGACCTGTCACCCCTGCACGAGCTCGACCAGGCAGTCTTCGATCGCACGATGGACGTGAACGTCCGCGGCACCTGGAACTGTCTGCGCACCCAGATCCCCGTCATGCTCGAGGCGGGGAAGGGCGCCATCGTCAACACGGCCAGCACCGCCGCGATGGTGGCCACCGGCGCCCCGGTGCCCTACGTCGCGGCCAAGCACGCCGTGCTCGGCATGACCCGGGCGGCCGCGGCCGAGTACGCCGCGCACAACATCCGCATCAACACGCTCGTGGTGGGCACCACACGCACCGAGATGATCGAGCAAGTCGTGGACGCCAAGCCGGAGTTGGAGCAGGCATTCGTCGCCCGGCAGATGCAGAAGCGGATGGCCGACCCGGTCGAGATCGCCCAGGCGGCGCTCTGGCTGTGCAGCGACCGCTCCTCGTTCTCGACGGGCTCGGCACTGGCCGTGGACGGCGGGCTGACGTCGAACTGA
- a CDS encoding response regulator transcription factor, with protein sequence MIRVLLADDQAMVRSALAMLLTGEDGVEVVGEAADGREAVALAAELRPTVVVMDVRMPGMDGVEATRRITADAFPGEARVLVLTTYNVSEAVYQALRAGASGFLLKDAAPAELVGAVRALAEGDGWLDPSVTADLLAEFAARPERIRPAPQELAALTGREREVLVLVAHGLSNAEIAAHLFIGEATVKTHFGRILLKLGLRDRAQAVAAAYQSGLVTPGSSPPGP encoded by the coding sequence GTGATCCGGGTGCTGCTCGCGGACGACCAGGCGATGGTGCGTTCCGCGCTCGCCATGCTGCTCACCGGCGAGGACGGCGTCGAGGTCGTGGGTGAGGCCGCCGACGGCCGCGAAGCCGTGGCCCTCGCAGCCGAACTGCGCCCCACGGTCGTCGTCATGGACGTACGGATGCCCGGCATGGACGGGGTCGAGGCCACCCGCCGGATCACCGCCGACGCCTTCCCCGGCGAGGCCCGCGTGCTCGTGCTGACGACGTACAACGTCAGTGAGGCCGTCTATCAGGCGCTGCGTGCCGGGGCCTCCGGGTTTCTGCTCAAGGACGCGGCCCCCGCCGAACTGGTCGGCGCGGTACGGGCGCTCGCCGAAGGGGACGGCTGGCTGGATCCTTCGGTGACCGCCGATCTGCTGGCCGAGTTCGCCGCCCGGCCGGAGCGGATCAGGCCCGCTCCGCAGGAGCTGGCAGCGCTCACCGGCCGGGAGCGCGAGGTCCTCGTCCTGGTCGCGCACGGGCTCTCCAACGCAGAGATCGCCGCCCATCTGTTCATCGGCGAGGCCACGGTCAAGACCCACTTCGGGCGGATCCTGCTGAAGCTCGGCCTGCGGGACCGGGCCCAGGCCGTCGCCGCGGCCTATCAGAGCGGACTGGTCACGCCGGGCTCGTCCCCACCGGGGCCCTGA
- a CDS encoding sensor histidine kinase, whose translation MARPRAALGRLYRAAPAVQDSVLAVALLLPDLFLFSDFALPHVTLADRLVTIAYAVVGYAALAGRRRAPRAVFGYLWAHALGGELLTAAGAFDYSPTLALLAALYTVAALRSARLAALALGSVVVPVALSVRAALADVPAAERLTSLIGVACFYGLLNLEVWAVGRWVQAGRAAAARDRLALARAQEAVLAERARTARELHDIVANAVTVMVLQAGGARHVLRADPDRVEGALDQIESSGKTAVAELRHMLLVLRTDGERLAAEGPSFGLADLDPLLNGVRQAGLDAQVEVTGVPARLARSVDLTAYRLVQEALTNAAKHAGPGAATVVRLDWARAEGRLAIEVGDDGRGTPATARSELSTGHGLIGLRERVAVCGGTFDAGPLGDGGFRVAATLPTQRNSRQEVVS comes from the coding sequence ATGGCCAGGCCCAGAGCCGCCCTCGGCAGGCTGTACCGGGCAGCCCCCGCCGTCCAGGACTCGGTCCTTGCCGTCGCGCTGCTGCTGCCCGACCTGTTCCTCTTCTCGGACTTCGCCCTCCCGCACGTCACTCTGGCCGACAGGCTGGTGACCATCGCGTACGCCGTCGTCGGGTATGCGGCGCTCGCCGGCCGGCGGCGGGCGCCCCGAGCGGTGTTCGGCTACCTGTGGGCCCATGCCCTCGGCGGTGAACTCCTCACCGCCGCCGGGGCGTTCGACTACAGCCCGACCCTGGCCCTGCTCGCCGCCCTCTACACCGTCGCCGCTCTGCGCAGTGCCCGCCTCGCCGCACTCGCGCTGGGCTCGGTGGTGGTGCCGGTGGCGCTCTCGGTGCGGGCGGCGCTCGCCGACGTACCCGCCGCGGAGCGCCTGACCTCGCTCATCGGGGTCGCCTGCTTCTACGGACTGCTCAACCTGGAGGTGTGGGCCGTCGGCCGGTGGGTGCAGGCGGGCCGGGCGGCGGCAGCCCGCGACCGGCTCGCACTGGCCCGCGCCCAGGAGGCGGTCCTGGCCGAACGAGCCCGTACCGCACGGGAGTTGCACGACATCGTCGCCAACGCGGTCACCGTCATGGTGCTCCAGGCCGGGGGAGCCCGCCATGTGCTGCGGGCAGACCCGGACCGAGTCGAGGGCGCGCTCGACCAGATCGAGTCGAGCGGCAAGACCGCCGTCGCCGAGCTGCGGCACATGCTCCTGGTGCTGCGCACCGACGGCGAGCGGCTCGCTGCCGAGGGGCCGAGCTTCGGGCTCGCCGACCTGGACCCGCTCCTGAACGGAGTGCGCCAGGCGGGTCTGGACGCCCAAGTCGAGGTGACCGGCGTCCCTGCCCGGCTCGCGAGGAGCGTCGACCTGACCGCGTACCGGCTGGTGCAGGAGGCGCTGACCAACGCGGCCAAGCACGCGGGGCCCGGGGCCGCCACCGTCGTCCGCCTCGACTGGGCGCGGGCCGAGGGTCGGCTGGCGATCGAGGTCGGCGACGACGGGCGGGGCACCCCGGCTACCGCCCGCTCCGAACTGTCCACGGGGCACGGGCTGATCGGGCTCCGCGAGCGGGTGGCGGTCTGCGGCGGCACGTTCGACGCCGGTCCTCTCGGGGACGGTGGCTTCCGGGTCGCCGCCACGTTGCCGACACAGCGGAACTCCCGGCAGGAGGTCGTGTCTTGA
- a CDS encoding NPP1 family protein, with the protein MVKKRSLTRRASFVLGSAVVLVIALPGSALAEPPKALPANADGLEQTFQPAFDYDTDGCYPTPAIGPDGTLNGGLNPSGALNGQCRDSWDLDNTNGYARYKCNNGWCAILYGLYFEKDQAVAGSGLGGHRHDWEHVVVWVQNNEARYVSTSAHGNFNVYGRDQIRWDGTHPKVVYHKDGISTHCFRPANSNDEPPENHDHTWQFPALVGWNGYPAGVRDKLSQADFGSAVFGLKDGNFNYHLEKAKPAGIPFDPNA; encoded by the coding sequence ATGGTGAAGAAGAGATCGCTCACCCGCAGAGCGTCGTTCGTGCTCGGCAGCGCCGTCGTGCTGGTCATCGCCCTTCCGGGCAGTGCCCTCGCGGAACCGCCCAAGGCGCTGCCCGCCAACGCGGACGGACTGGAGCAGACGTTCCAGCCGGCCTTCGACTACGACACGGACGGCTGCTACCCCACGCCCGCCATCGGCCCCGACGGCACCCTCAACGGCGGCCTCAATCCGTCGGGCGCGCTCAACGGCCAGTGCCGGGACTCCTGGGACCTCGACAACACCAACGGGTACGCCCGGTACAAGTGCAACAACGGCTGGTGCGCCATCCTGTACGGCCTGTACTTCGAGAAGGACCAGGCCGTGGCCGGAAGCGGCCTCGGCGGGCACCGGCACGACTGGGAGCACGTGGTGGTGTGGGTGCAGAACAACGAGGCGCGCTACGTCTCCACCTCGGCCCACGGAAACTTCAACGTCTACGGCCGCGACCAGATCCGCTGGGACGGCACGCACCCCAAGGTCGTCTACCACAAGGACGGCATCAGCACGCACTGCTTCCGGCCGGCCAACTCCAACGACGAACCACCGGAGAACCACGACCACACCTGGCAGTTCCCCGCCCTCGTCGGCTGGAACGGCTACCCCGCGGGCGTACGGGACAAGTTGAGCCAGGCCGACTTCGGCAGCGCCGTCTTCGGACTCAAGGACGGCAACTTCAACTACCACCTGGAGAAGGCCAAGCCGGCCGGCATCCCGTTCGACCCCAACGCCTGA
- a CDS encoding NADP-dependent oxidoreductase yields the protein MKAARFSRFGGPEVLEIVDLPDPHPEPGQIRISVRAAGVNPSDWKKRAGLMDEELPQTMGHEAAGVVDELGEGVTDVAVGDRVFGLSAEGAAQAELAVLDHYAPIPPSLDFAGAAALPAAIETATRALDQLGVGSGSSLLVNGASGSVGSAAVQLAVARGAHVIGTASPANHDYLRSLGAEPVAYGEGIVERVRALAPEGVGLALDVAGSGILPELIGLAGSPEHVVTLADFAGAQKYGVRFSRGDAGRAVHVLGEIGDLIEAGRFALPVAETYPLAEVAQAHRAGEAGHVRGKLVLLVG from the coding sequence ATGAAGGCAGCCCGCTTCAGCCGGTTCGGGGGCCCGGAGGTCCTTGAGATCGTGGACCTTCCGGATCCGCATCCGGAGCCCGGCCAGATCCGGATCTCGGTGCGCGCGGCCGGCGTCAACCCGAGTGACTGGAAGAAGCGCGCGGGCCTGATGGACGAGGAGCTCCCGCAGACCATGGGCCACGAGGCGGCGGGCGTCGTCGACGAGCTCGGCGAGGGCGTCACGGATGTGGCCGTCGGCGACCGTGTGTTCGGCCTCTCCGCAGAGGGGGCGGCCCAGGCCGAGCTGGCGGTCCTTGACCACTACGCGCCGATCCCGCCTTCCCTCGACTTCGCCGGTGCGGCCGCGCTGCCGGCCGCCATCGAGACGGCCACGCGCGCACTCGACCAACTCGGCGTCGGCAGCGGCAGCTCGCTGCTCGTCAACGGGGCCTCCGGAAGCGTCGGCAGCGCCGCGGTTCAGCTCGCCGTGGCGCGCGGCGCGCACGTGATCGGCACCGCGAGCCCCGCCAACCACGACTACCTGCGCTCGCTGGGGGCCGAGCCGGTTGCCTACGGCGAGGGCATCGTCGAGCGGGTTCGCGCGCTCGCGCCTGAGGGCGTGGGCCTGGCGCTCGACGTCGCGGGGAGCGGCATCCTGCCCGAGCTCATCGGCCTCGCGGGCAGCCCGGAACACGTCGTGACGCTCGCCGACTTCGCCGGCGCCCAGAAGTACGGCGTGCGGTTCAGCCGCGGGGACGCCGGTCGTGCGGTCCACGTGCTCGGCGAGATCGGCGACCTGATCGAGGCCGGGCGCTTCGCGCTCCCGGTCGCGGAGACTTACCCGCTCGCCGAGGTCGCCCAGGCGCACCGGGCCGGCGAGGCCGGGCACGTACGCGGGAAGCTCGTGCTGCTGGTCGGCTGA
- a CDS encoding helix-turn-helix transcriptional regulator — protein sequence MTGETHFAVDSPAFAVASMVIPLEPGGDIPSHSHPQHQLTWAPDGPLTVTVDNLRWVVQRSRALWIPGGVDHGVVPGSSTSMLSLYFEPDDCPLRWSAPTVVDATGLMGPLLSHLVELGAGSADHRVRATAVLWDLMKPLSIATIPTILPTDPLALRIALAIKEDPADPRDLEDWGREVGASPRTLSRRFRAETGVSFSSWRTNERLNAALPLLGMGQPVARVARAVGYQNASAFITAFRREVGTTPAAYFRGSGAPSVITQTPAQDPGPDPASPPASAPTPTAGG from the coding sequence GTGACGGGGGAAACGCACTTCGCAGTCGATTCGCCGGCCTTCGCCGTGGCGAGCATGGTCATCCCGCTGGAGCCAGGGGGTGACATCCCCTCGCACAGCCACCCGCAGCACCAGCTGACCTGGGCCCCGGACGGCCCGCTCACGGTCACGGTCGACAACTTGCGCTGGGTGGTGCAGCGTTCACGCGCCCTGTGGATTCCCGGCGGTGTGGATCACGGCGTCGTCCCCGGTTCGTCCACCTCGATGCTTTCGCTGTACTTCGAACCGGACGACTGCCCACTGCGCTGGAGCGCCCCGACCGTCGTCGACGCGACCGGACTGATGGGTCCGCTGCTGTCCCACCTCGTCGAACTCGGCGCAGGTTCCGCGGACCACCGCGTCCGGGCCACGGCCGTGCTGTGGGACCTGATGAAGCCCCTGTCGATCGCCACGATCCCGACCATCCTGCCCACCGATCCCCTGGCCCTCCGGATCGCCCTCGCCATCAAGGAGGACCCCGCCGACCCCCGGGACCTGGAGGACTGGGGCCGGGAGGTCGGCGCCTCGCCCCGCACCCTCTCGCGCCGCTTCCGCGCCGAGACCGGGGTGAGCTTCAGCAGTTGGCGGACCAACGAACGGCTCAACGCGGCGCTGCCCCTGCTGGGCATGGGACAACCGGTCGCGCGGGTCGCCCGCGCGGTCGGCTATCAGAACGCGAGCGCCTTCATCACCGCGTTCCGCCGTGAAGTGGGCACCACTCCCGCGGCGTACTTCCGCGGAAGTGGTGCCCCATCGGTGATCACACAGACACCGGCGCAGGATCCTGGGCCGGATCCTGCGTCACCTCCTGCTTCTGCTCCGACGCCGACCGCCGGCGGCTGA
- a CDS encoding MFS transporter → MPRRPGLVLFMVCVAIFMLMLDAMVVSAALGEIRADFDASIDGLQWVVDAYSIPLAGVLLTFATLGDRYGRKRMYVAGMLVFTAASLAMTLSGSIVQLDVLRVVQGIGAAMLFATALPLLAVAFPEAKARAKAIGTYGAVMASATVLGPVIGGALVTQFGWRSIFLINVPIGIAITVLAVMKMPETASTPDQRADWSGSLLLTGGLVAGVFALTRSHALGWTSGTVLTLIVTAVVLLIAFLVRQTRARHPLFDLSMAKKPGFAGTAIVSVAHMATLMAAATYLALFLMGALGHTPLEMGLRLLPISLCAMIAAPVTAVFARRVPLAVGTTVTMGMVTAGMYLLGNFGRDDSWTHFLPGMIVGGLGIGALTALNQAASLTFASQENAGMSSATFGTLRQVGMAMGIAGLGAIFSQVAQDKAESGLAAVPGAGAVPQDLKEQFVDQVGSGSGHQVVEAVPAQFHDAVPALTRVADNASIDALNALANLGALVGAVSVVIAAIAFAVDRGRVSRRRSASEQKQEVTQDPAQDPAPVSV, encoded by the coding sequence GTGCCACGCAGACCCGGGCTCGTGCTGTTCATGGTCTGCGTCGCGATCTTCATGCTGATGCTCGACGCGATGGTGGTCTCCGCCGCACTCGGCGAGATCCGCGCGGACTTCGACGCCTCCATCGACGGGCTGCAGTGGGTCGTCGACGCCTACTCGATCCCGCTGGCCGGGGTCCTGCTGACCTTCGCCACGCTCGGCGACCGGTACGGACGCAAGCGCATGTACGTGGCCGGCATGCTCGTGTTCACCGCCGCGTCGCTGGCGATGACCCTGTCCGGCAGCATCGTGCAACTCGACGTCCTACGGGTGGTGCAGGGCATCGGCGCCGCCATGCTCTTCGCGACCGCGCTGCCGCTGCTCGCGGTCGCGTTCCCCGAGGCAAAGGCCCGGGCGAAGGCGATCGGCACCTACGGGGCCGTGATGGCGAGTGCGACCGTCCTCGGGCCGGTCATCGGAGGTGCGCTGGTCACCCAGTTCGGCTGGCGCTCGATCTTCCTCATCAACGTGCCGATCGGCATCGCCATCACCGTACTGGCCGTGATGAAGATGCCCGAGACGGCGAGCACTCCGGACCAACGCGCCGACTGGTCCGGGTCGTTGCTGCTCACCGGGGGCCTCGTGGCCGGGGTGTTCGCCCTGACCCGGAGCCACGCGCTGGGCTGGACATCGGGGACGGTCCTCACCCTGATCGTCACCGCGGTCGTCCTGCTGATCGCCTTCCTGGTCCGGCAGACACGCGCCCGGCACCCGCTCTTCGACCTGTCGATGGCGAAGAAGCCCGGCTTCGCCGGCACCGCGATCGTGTCGGTCGCGCACATGGCCACGCTGATGGCCGCGGCCACCTACCTGGCGCTGTTCCTGATGGGCGCACTCGGCCACACACCGCTGGAGATGGGCCTGCGGCTGCTGCCGATCAGTCTCTGCGCGATGATCGCCGCGCCCGTGACCGCCGTCTTCGCCAGGCGGGTGCCGCTCGCGGTCGGGACGACGGTCACGATGGGAATGGTCACCGCGGGCATGTACCTGCTGGGCAACTTCGGCCGCGACGACAGCTGGACCCACTTCCTGCCCGGCATGATCGTCGGTGGTCTGGGCATCGGCGCGCTCACCGCGCTCAACCAGGCCGCGTCCCTGACCTTCGCCTCGCAGGAGAACGCCGGTATGTCCAGTGCCACCTTCGGCACCCTGCGGCAGGTCGGCATGGCCATGGGCATCGCCGGGCTCGGCGCGATCTTCAGTCAAGTCGCCCAGGACAAGGCGGAGTCCGGGCTCGCGGCGGTCCCCGGCGCCGGTGCGGTGCCGCAGGACCTGAAGGAGCAGTTCGTCGACCAGGTCGGCTCCGGGTCCGGACACCAGGTGGTCGAGGCGGTGCCGGCACAGTTCCACGACGCCGTGCCCGCGCTGACCCGCGTCGCCGACAACGCCTCGATCGACGCGCTGAACGCCCTGGCGAACCTGGGCGCGCTCGTCGGCGCGGTCTCCGTGGTCATCGCGGCGATCGCCTTCGCGGTCGACCGCGGCCGGGTCAGCCGCCGGCGGTCGGCGTCGGAGCAGAAGCAGGAGGTGACGCAGGATCCGGCCCAGGATCCTGCGCCGGTGTCTGTGTGA
- a CDS encoding DinB family protein, with the protein MRRMSDQPTRWTQATTYPDMWADPADDPRHSDEGSPEGELATLLDFLAGYRKTLLMKCEGLDPEQLARRSVPPSTMSLLGLLRHLVEVERDWHNWIDASDPLPKLYGARDADFLGAVAEQDVVDAAYADLAREQAATDAALAEHPDLGERLGKDEISVRELMVHRIEEYARHCGHADLLRECVDGRVGQ; encoded by the coding sequence ATGCGACGCATGAGCGACCAACCCACGCGATGGACCCAGGCGACCACCTACCCCGACATGTGGGCAGACCCGGCCGACGACCCCCGTCACAGTGACGAGGGCAGTCCCGAGGGCGAGCTTGCGACGCTCCTCGACTTCCTGGCGGGCTACCGCAAGACCCTCCTGATGAAGTGCGAGGGCCTGGATCCGGAGCAGTTGGCCCGTCGGTCGGTTCCGCCGTCGACGATGTCGCTCCTCGGCCTGCTGCGGCACCTCGTCGAGGTGGAACGGGACTGGCACAACTGGATCGACGCGAGCGATCCACTGCCGAAGCTGTACGGCGCGCGCGACGCGGACTTCCTCGGCGCTGTCGCCGAGCAGGACGTGGTCGACGCCGCGTACGCCGATCTGGCACGCGAGCAGGCCGCGACCGACGCCGCGCTGGCCGAGCACCCTGATCTCGGCGAGCGCCTCGGGAAGGACGAGATCTCGGTCCGGGAGCTGATGGTGCACAGGATCGAGGAGTACGCGCGTCACTGCGGGCACGCCGACCTGCTGCGCGAGTGCGTCGACGGCAGGGTGGGCCAATGA
- a CDS encoding MarR family winged helix-turn-helix transcriptional regulator, with the protein MTTTTAPATVTAPAATTNGRAIALAHYSARALLERVLTSHGITFEQSVTLRAVVAAGESIGFEALVGDVTGSLKADAPVVRGVIEELITAKLLQEDPAQASPVRLTDAGRELYERTSAESAEISARLYADIPEEDLAVAGRVLALLTERANAALAGV; encoded by the coding sequence ATGACCACCACCACCGCACCCGCGACCGTCACCGCACCCGCGGCCACTACAAACGGCCGGGCGATAGCCCTGGCGCACTACTCGGCCCGCGCCCTCTTGGAGCGCGTGCTGACCAGCCACGGCATCACGTTCGAGCAGAGCGTGACGCTCCGGGCCGTCGTGGCCGCCGGCGAGTCCATCGGCTTCGAGGCGCTCGTCGGCGACGTCACCGGCTCGCTGAAGGCTGACGCGCCGGTCGTGCGCGGCGTCATCGAGGAACTGATCACCGCGAAGCTGCTGCAGGAGGACCCCGCGCAGGCGTCCCCGGTCCGGCTCACGGACGCCGGACGCGAGCTGTACGAGCGCACCTCCGCCGAGAGCGCCGAGATCTCCGCCCGGCTCTACGCAGACATCCCGGAAGAGGACCTTGCCGTCGCGGGCCGCGTACTGGCCCTGCTCACGGAGCGCGCGAACGCCGCACTGGCCGGCGTCTGA
- a CDS encoding MarR family winged helix-turn-helix transcriptional regulator, which translates to MSSPTERATAGFLVWRLSMKWRVAVDRAVAPLGLTHAQYSLMASLNGMGRSGLQPSQRQLADHTGLEPLYVSKLARTLETAGLVARTRDPNDPRAMQLSLTEQGSDVTRRAIKVVQALLDQLLEPLGGQDGARTRQFTRELATLLDAPLDPPTENDEEQS; encoded by the coding sequence GTGAGTTCACCAACTGAGCGCGCCACGGCGGGATTTCTGGTCTGGCGCCTGTCGATGAAGTGGCGGGTGGCCGTCGACCGGGCGGTCGCGCCGCTGGGCCTGACCCATGCGCAGTACTCGCTGATGGCATCCCTGAACGGCATGGGGCGCTCCGGGCTGCAACCCAGCCAGCGGCAACTCGCCGACCACACGGGGCTGGAGCCGCTGTACGTCTCCAAGCTCGCCCGCACCCTGGAGACCGCCGGACTCGTCGCCCGCACCCGGGACCCGAACGACCCGCGCGCCATGCAGCTGTCGCTCACCGAGCAGGGGAGCGACGTCACACGCCGCGCCATCAAGGTGGTCCAGGCCCTCCTGGACCAGTTGCTGGAGCCGCTGGGGGGCCAAGACGGCGCGCGCACAAGGCAGTTCACCCGCGAGCTGGCAACCCTGCTCGACGCACCTCTTGATCCGCCCACCGAGAACGACGAGGAGCAGTCATGA
- a CDS encoding FUSC family protein: protein MAVLRARLPEWMRHTARLRPVPVDRALVARGAVGMLVPLAIGQFAGRPDLGAAAALGAYGAAVDDTAAPWRTRALTLVLPQFAGAIGLALGRLTGGVAWAQILLVAVVALASGLVSTIGRISDMATLVLLLATAMGLGLPTGPPWWQVPGLFLLGGLPLMLLSLADALRRPGRAERLAVAEAVRAVGGLLGATGDTWTERRHALTAVMDAAYDTVLVRRLSAPRPGSTAARLTGHLDRLIEVIAAAPAVRTPGAEPPVGYADAVHRIADAIEAGGAPPPIPLPPAAAGDPHLRALRTAVTALAASLGEATGEAIRHVPPRPVPSRRLAGALADRLRDPAARRYALRLALCLGAAQVVASYSGLPRSGWLVLTVALVVRPGLGTVPARLLLRGVGTIAGVLVGLAAITVLPAGWWRIAATVVLTGLLQAYARRNYALQTFFLTPVMLLLADPLGQAGSAVPEARLLDTVIGCALAFVVGYLLWPEDTRARVPHRLASAHDSIAAYADALEGPGDITALHTLRRRIHADLAAVHTELARLRTDPRHRHTLQDWQDDLAYAEAAIARLTTQAAAGHHDGHKVPEAATRDLSAHLRRRAAHLREHGAFRK from the coding sequence ATGGCCGTTCTGAGGGCCCGTCTGCCGGAATGGATGCGGCACACCGCCCGCCTGCGCCCGGTGCCCGTCGACCGGGCGCTGGTAGCGCGCGGCGCCGTGGGCATGCTCGTGCCGCTGGCCATCGGCCAGTTCGCCGGCCGGCCCGACCTGGGGGCCGCAGCCGCCCTCGGCGCCTACGGTGCGGCCGTCGACGACACCGCCGCACCCTGGCGCACCCGCGCGCTGACGCTGGTCCTGCCCCAGTTCGCCGGCGCCATCGGCCTTGCCCTGGGACGGCTGACCGGCGGCGTGGCCTGGGCGCAGATCCTGCTGGTCGCCGTGGTCGCGCTGGCCTCCGGACTGGTGTCCACCATCGGCCGCATCAGTGACATGGCCACCTTGGTGCTGCTCCTTGCCACCGCCATGGGGCTCGGTCTGCCCACGGGACCGCCCTGGTGGCAGGTGCCGGGGCTGTTCCTGCTCGGTGGCCTGCCGCTGATGCTGCTTTCGCTCGCCGATGCCCTACGCCGTCCCGGGCGAGCCGAGCGGCTGGCCGTCGCCGAAGCGGTACGGGCCGTCGGGGGCCTCCTGGGCGCCACCGGCGACACCTGGACCGAGCGCCGCCACGCGTTGACCGCGGTGATGGACGCGGCGTACGACACGGTGCTGGTGAGACGCCTCTCGGCGCCCCGACCGGGCAGTACCGCGGCCCGGCTGACCGGCCACCTGGACCGCCTGATCGAAGTGATCGCCGCCGCCCCCGCCGTCCGAACACCGGGCGCGGAACCGCCCGTTGGATACGCCGACGCGGTCCACCGGATCGCCGACGCCATCGAGGCGGGCGGCGCGCCGCCGCCGATCCCGCTCCCCCCGGCGGCCGCCGGGGATCCGCACCTCCGCGCACTGCGCACGGCGGTCACCGCACTCGCCGCATCGCTCGGCGAGGCGACGGGCGAAGCGATCCGGCACGTCCCGCCGCGCCCTGTACCGAGCCGCCGCCTCGCCGGCGCACTGGCCGACCGGCTGCGCGATCCGGCCGCCCGGCGCTACGCGCTGCGGCTGGCCCTGTGCCTCGGCGCGGCCCAGGTCGTCGCCTCGTACAGCGGACTGCCTCGCTCCGGCTGGCTGGTGCTGACCGTCGCCCTCGTGGTGCGGCCGGGCCTCGGCACGGTGCCGGCCCGACTGCTGCTGCGCGGTGTGGGCACGATCGCGGGTGTCCTGGTCGGCCTGGCCGCGATCACGGTGCTGCCGGCGGGCTGGTGGCGCATCGCCGCGACGGTCGTCCTGACCGGTCTGCTCCAGGCCTACGCACGTCGCAACTACGCCCTGCAGACCTTCTTTCTCACCCCGGTCATGCTGTTGCTCGCCGATCCTCTCGGCCAGGCCGGATCCGCCGTTCCCGAGGCCCGTCTGCTCGACACGGTGATCGGCTGCGCGCTCGCCTTCGTCGTCGGCTATCTGCTGTGGCCCGAGGACACCCGGGCCCGGGTGCCGCACCGGCTGGCCTCCGCCCACGACTCGATCGCCGCCTACGCCGACGCCTTGGAAGGCCCCGGCGACATCACGGCCCTGCACACCCTGCGTCGCCGTATCCACGCTGACCTGGCCGCCGTGCACACCGAACTGGCCCGCCTGCGCACCGACCCCCGCCACCGGCACACGCTCCAGGACTGGCAGGACGACCTGGCCTACGCCGAAGCCGCCATCGCCCGCCTCACCACGCAGGCCGCCGCAGGCCACCACGACGGTCACAAGGTTCCCGAGGCGGCGACCCGCGACCTCTCCGCCCACCTGCGCCGTCGCGCCGCCCACCTGCGCGAGCATGGTGCGTTCAGAAAATAG